A single region of the Aeromonas hydrophila subsp. hydrophila ATCC 7966 genome encodes:
- a CDS encoding beta-galactosidase codes for MLREIVARQDWQTQAITAVNRLPAHTPLFSWRSEAAARDDLASPSRTLLDGEWRFSFFEAPELVPEHWLVEDLPDACAIKVPGNWQLDAAYPGLRLATDVPIYTNIKYPFPCDPPRVPAENPTGCYSREFSVPADWLASGQTRIIFDGVDSAFHLFCNGRWVGYSQDSRLPAEFDLTSFLCGGDNRLAVLVLRWSDGSYLEDQDMWRMSGIFRSVSLLHKPVRHLMDIRVTPELDACYRDGRLKIALQAANGAGLSVAACLYDGGERVATLRQPIGTQAIDEKGAYDDRAECWLEVAAPRKWSAETPHLYRLTLTLLDEQGEPIESEAYDVGFRAVEIRGGLLRVNGQPLLIRGANRHEHDVASGHVVTPAAIEQDLLLMKRHNFNSVRCSHYPNHPELYRLCDRLGLYVVDEANLETHGMTPMGRLARDPAWSNAFLERVTRMVARDFNHPSIIIWSLGNESGYGPAHDAMYGWVKRADPSRPVQYEGGGADTPATDIICPMYARTHQDQPFPAVPKWALAKWIGLPGETRPLILCEYAHAMGNSLGGYAHYWQAFRDHPRLQGGFVWDWVDQGLDKLTDDGRHFWAYGGDFGDTPNDRQFCCNGLVFPDRTPHPALFEARRAQQPFGLTLLERQPLTVEIRSEYLFRETDNERLQWRLCEDGVVVSQGECPLTLAPQGSMMLTLLERLPAFAPGALAWLDLAIVQPAATPWSAVGHEVARQQCMLPAPLSLPVARTPATFIELADGWQIRAAASEWRLDKASGRVQSWCKLGREQLKEAIADHFYRAPLDNDIGTSEADHADPNAWIARWQEAGLNELQHRCLDMVVSPDQGVVTVHHGYFVGDALKLLTRWRHEFDQDGAMRLAIEVQVAAEMPSLPRIGARLWLTDEVLATGEEVSWLGRGPHENYPDRLLAADLGRWQSPLDVLHTAYVFPTDNGLRCDTRQLQLGSIEVEGLFHFSLSRFSQQQLAQARHQTDLVAEGGLHLCLDGFHMGIGGDDSWSQSVRPEYWLQPGGYYWNCVLR; via the coding sequence ATGCTCAGGGAGATAGTGGCCCGTCAGGACTGGCAGACCCAGGCGATTACCGCGGTGAATCGGTTGCCTGCCCATACCCCCTTGTTCAGCTGGCGCAGCGAAGCCGCGGCGCGAGATGATCTCGCCTCGCCATCGCGCACCCTGCTGGACGGGGAGTGGCGTTTCTCCTTCTTCGAGGCGCCCGAACTGGTGCCGGAGCACTGGCTGGTCGAGGATCTGCCGGATGCCTGTGCCATCAAGGTGCCGGGCAACTGGCAGCTGGATGCGGCCTACCCAGGGTTGCGGCTTGCGACGGATGTGCCCATCTACACCAACATCAAATATCCCTTCCCGTGCGATCCACCGCGGGTGCCGGCCGAGAATCCCACCGGCTGCTACTCCCGCGAGTTCAGCGTGCCGGCCGACTGGCTCGCCAGCGGCCAGACCCGGATCATCTTCGACGGGGTGGACAGCGCTTTCCACCTCTTCTGCAACGGCCGCTGGGTCGGTTACTCCCAGGACAGCCGGCTGCCTGCCGAATTTGACCTGACCTCTTTCCTCTGCGGCGGTGACAACCGGCTGGCAGTGCTGGTGCTGCGCTGGTCCGACGGCTCCTATCTGGAAGATCAGGACATGTGGCGCATGAGCGGCATCTTCCGCTCCGTCAGCCTGCTGCACAAACCGGTCCGTCATCTGATGGACATCCGGGTCACCCCAGAGCTGGACGCCTGCTATCGCGATGGCCGCCTCAAGATCGCGCTGCAGGCGGCCAATGGGGCCGGTTTGTCGGTGGCGGCCTGCCTCTATGACGGCGGTGAGCGGGTGGCGACCCTGCGCCAGCCGATCGGCACGCAAGCCATTGACGAGAAAGGGGCGTATGACGATCGTGCCGAGTGCTGGCTCGAGGTGGCGGCCCCGCGCAAGTGGAGTGCCGAGACCCCCCACCTCTATCGCCTTACCCTGACTCTGCTGGACGAGCAGGGGGAGCCCATCGAGAGCGAAGCCTATGACGTGGGCTTTCGGGCGGTGGAGATCCGTGGCGGCCTGCTGCGGGTCAACGGCCAGCCGCTGCTCATTCGCGGCGCCAACCGTCACGAACACGATGTGGCCAGCGGTCATGTGGTGACCCCCGCCGCCATCGAGCAGGATCTGCTGTTGATGAAGCGGCACAACTTCAACTCGGTGCGCTGCTCTCATTACCCCAATCACCCCGAGCTTTATCGGCTGTGCGACCGGCTCGGCCTCTACGTGGTGGACGAGGCGAACCTGGAGACCCACGGCATGACCCCCATGGGGCGGCTGGCACGGGATCCCGCCTGGAGCAACGCCTTCCTGGAGCGGGTGACCCGCATGGTGGCCCGTGACTTCAACCACCCCAGCATCATCATCTGGTCCCTTGGCAACGAGTCGGGCTACGGCCCGGCCCACGATGCCATGTATGGCTGGGTCAAGCGGGCGGATCCGAGCCGTCCGGTGCAATACGAAGGGGGTGGGGCCGATACGCCGGCCACCGACATCATCTGCCCCATGTATGCCCGTACCCATCAGGATCAACCCTTCCCGGCGGTGCCCAAGTGGGCGCTGGCCAAGTGGATTGGCCTGCCGGGAGAGACCCGCCCGCTGATCCTGTGTGAATACGCCCACGCCATGGGCAACAGCCTGGGGGGCTATGCCCACTACTGGCAGGCATTTCGCGATCATCCGCGGCTGCAGGGTGGTTTCGTCTGGGATTGGGTCGATCAGGGACTGGACAAGCTGACCGATGACGGCCGTCATTTCTGGGCCTATGGCGGTGATTTCGGCGATACCCCGAATGATCGCCAGTTCTGCTGCAACGGTTTGGTGTTCCCCGACCGTACCCCTCATCCTGCCCTGTTCGAGGCCAGGCGGGCCCAGCAGCCGTTCGGGTTGACGTTGCTCGAGCGCCAGCCGCTGACGGTCGAGATCCGCAGCGAATACCTGTTTCGCGAGACGGACAACGAGCGGTTGCAGTGGCGGCTGTGCGAAGACGGCGTGGTGGTGAGCCAGGGTGAATGCCCACTCACCCTGGCACCGCAGGGCAGCATGATGCTGACTCTGCTGGAGCGGTTGCCGGCCTTTGCGCCGGGGGCGCTCGCCTGGCTGGATCTCGCCATCGTGCAGCCCGCCGCCACGCCCTGGTCTGCGGTCGGTCACGAGGTGGCGCGTCAGCAATGCATGCTGCCTGCCCCTCTGTCGCTGCCTGTTGCCCGCACGCCGGCTACCTTCATCGAGCTGGCGGATGGCTGGCAGATCCGGGCGGCCGCCAGCGAGTGGCGGCTGGACAAGGCCAGCGGCCGCGTCCAAAGCTGGTGCAAGCTGGGCCGCGAGCAACTGAAAGAGGCCATCGCCGATCACTTCTATCGGGCACCGCTCGACAACGATATTGGTACCAGTGAGGCGGATCACGCCGATCCCAACGCCTGGATCGCTCGCTGGCAGGAGGCCGGGCTCAATGAGTTGCAGCACCGCTGCCTCGATATGGTAGTGAGCCCTGACCAAGGGGTTGTGACGGTACACCACGGCTACTTCGTCGGCGATGCGCTCAAGCTGCTGACCCGCTGGCGCCACGAGTTCGATCAGGATGGGGCCATGCGCCTCGCCATCGAGGTGCAGGTGGCGGCCGAGATGCCCTCCCTGCCGCGCATCGGCGCCCGGCTCTGGCTGACCGACGAGGTGCTGGCGACAGGGGAGGAGGTGAGCTGGCTGGGGCGCGGTCCGCACGAGAACTACCCGGATCGCCTGCTGGCTGCCGACCTCGGTCGCTGGCAGTCGCCGCTCGATGTGCTGCACACCGCGTATGTGTTCCCGACCGACAACGGACTGCGCTGCGACACCCGCCAGCTGCAACTGGGTAGCATCGAGGTCGAGGGGCTGTTCCATTTCAGCTTGAGCCGCTTCAGTCAGCAGCAGCTGGCACAGGCCCGCCACCAGACCGATCTGGTGGCCGAGGGAGGGCTGCATCTCTGTCTCGATGGCTTTCATATGGGAATTGGGGGCGATGACTCCTGGAGCCAGAGCGTGCGGCCGGAATATTGGTTGCAGCCGGGCGGCTACTATTGGAACTGTGTTCTACGCTGA
- the galK gene encoding galactokinase, with product MTPSQRVSAVFAEQFEQQPDLLVRAPGRVNLIGEHTDYNDGFVLPCAIDYETCVAIGLRDDSLVHVIAADYGNQRDLFDLDQPIGHHADQRWSDYIRGVVKYLQERGYPLRGLNLVVSGNVPQGAGLSSSASLEVAIGQAFKEALGLAITQAEIALNGQQAENQFVGCNCGIMDQMISASGKQDHALLLDCRSLETRLIPMPTDLAVLIVNSNVRRGLVDSEYNTRRQQCEAAARHYGVKALRDLDLAALEAGKAGLDEVCYRRARHVVGDNSRTLAAADALAQGDLVRLGELMADSHAAMRDDFEITVPAIDGLVEIIKARIGTEGGVRMTGGGFGGCVVALLHPDKVAEVIAAVDAEYPARFGLKADSYVCRASAGAGKL from the coding sequence ATGACCCCGAGCCAGCGCGTCAGCGCCGTGTTTGCCGAGCAGTTTGAGCAACAACCCGACCTGCTGGTGCGGGCCCCCGGCCGCGTCAACCTCATCGGCGAGCACACCGACTACAACGATGGCTTCGTGCTGCCCTGCGCCATCGACTACGAGACCTGCGTCGCCATCGGCCTGCGCGATGACAGCCTGGTGCACGTGATCGCCGCCGACTACGGCAACCAGCGCGACCTGTTCGATCTCGACCAGCCCATCGGCCACCATGCCGATCAGCGCTGGAGCGACTACATCCGCGGGGTGGTGAAGTACCTGCAGGAGCGAGGCTATCCACTGCGCGGCCTCAATCTGGTGGTCTCCGGCAACGTGCCGCAGGGGGCCGGCCTCTCCTCTTCCGCCTCGCTGGAGGTGGCCATCGGCCAGGCCTTCAAGGAGGCACTGGGGCTTGCCATCACGCAGGCCGAGATTGCCCTCAACGGCCAGCAGGCGGAGAACCAGTTCGTCGGTTGCAACTGCGGCATCATGGACCAGATGATCTCCGCCAGCGGCAAACAGGATCACGCCCTGCTGCTCGACTGCCGCTCGCTGGAAACCCGGCTCATCCCCATGCCCACCGATCTGGCGGTGCTGATCGTCAACTCCAACGTGCGCCGCGGCCTGGTGGACAGCGAATACAACACCCGCCGCCAGCAGTGTGAAGCCGCCGCTCGTCACTACGGGGTCAAGGCGCTGCGCGATCTGGATCTGGCGGCGCTGGAAGCGGGCAAGGCCGGGCTGGATGAGGTCTGCTATCGCCGTGCCCGTCACGTGGTGGGCGACAACAGCCGCACCCTGGCCGCCGCCGACGCACTGGCGCAAGGGGATCTGGTGCGCCTCGGCGAGCTGATGGCCGACTCCCACGCCGCCATGCGCGATGACTTCGAAATTACCGTGCCCGCCATCGACGGTCTGGTGGAGATCATCAAGGCCAGGATCGGCACCGAGGGCGGCGTGCGGATGACCGGCGGCGGCTTCGGTGGCTGCGTGGTCGCCCTGCTGCACCCCGACAAGGTGGCTGAGGTGATCGCCGCGGTCGATGCCGAGTACCCGGCCCGCTTCGGCCTCAAGGCCGACAGCTACGTCTGCCGCGCCAGCGCGGGGGCGGGAAAACTATGA
- a CDS encoding UDP-glucose--hexose-1-phosphate uridylyltransferase yields the protein MFNPVDHPHRRFNPLTGQYVLVSPHRAKRPWQGQVEKVSQAPSQAHDPDCFLCAGNKRVTGDQNPYYRDTFVFTNDFAALMQDTPAASGQQDPLLKLEAARGTSRVICFSPDHGKTLPELPLPAIEQVITTWMEQVAELSAQWEWVQVFENKGAVMGCSNPHPHGQLWGSDFLPNEIAREEQHQRDWLAEHGRPLLVDYVERELQDRSRIVVETAHWLAVVPFWAAWPFETLLLPKRHVPSLLDLTPELQQDLAIALKELTSRYDNLFECSFPYSMGWHFAPPRSDCPEAWQLHAHFYPPLLRSATVRKFMVGFEMLAETQRDLTPEQAAERLRALSPIHYNQTNQANEEAL from the coding sequence ATGTTCAACCCGGTTGATCACCCCCACCGTCGTTTCAACCCGCTGACCGGCCAATATGTGCTGGTCTCCCCTCACAGGGCCAAGCGCCCCTGGCAGGGCCAGGTCGAGAAGGTGAGCCAGGCGCCGAGCCAGGCTCATGACCCCGACTGCTTCCTCTGTGCCGGCAACAAGCGCGTCACCGGCGACCAGAACCCCTACTATCGGGATACCTTCGTCTTTACCAACGACTTTGCCGCCCTGATGCAGGACACCCCGGCCGCCAGTGGCCAGCAGGATCCCCTGCTCAAGCTGGAAGCCGCCCGTGGCACCAGCCGGGTCATCTGCTTCTCGCCGGATCACGGCAAGACGCTGCCCGAGCTGCCCCTGCCTGCCATCGAGCAGGTGATCACCACCTGGATGGAGCAGGTGGCCGAACTGTCGGCCCAGTGGGAGTGGGTGCAGGTGTTTGAAAACAAGGGCGCCGTCATGGGCTGCTCCAACCCTCATCCCCACGGCCAGCTGTGGGGCAGCGACTTCCTGCCCAATGAAATTGCCCGCGAAGAGCAGCACCAGCGCGACTGGCTGGCGGAGCACGGCCGCCCGCTGCTGGTCGACTACGTGGAGCGGGAGCTGCAGGATCGCTCCCGCATCGTGGTAGAGACCGCCCACTGGCTGGCGGTAGTCCCCTTCTGGGCGGCCTGGCCGTTCGAGACCCTGCTGCTGCCCAAGCGCCACGTTCCCTCTCTGCTCGACCTCACTCCCGAGCTGCAGCAGGATCTGGCCATCGCGCTCAAGGAGCTCACCAGCCGCTACGACAATCTGTTCGAGTGCAGCTTCCCCTACTCCATGGGCTGGCACTTTGCCCCGCCCCGCTCCGACTGCCCAGAGGCGTGGCAACTGCATGCCCACTTCTATCCGCCGCTGCTGCGCTCCGCCACGGTGCGCAAATTCATGGTGGGCTTCGAGATGCTGGCCGAGACCCAGCGTGATCTGACTCCGGAACAAGCGGCGGAACGACTGCGCGCCCTGTCCCCCATTCATTACAACCAGACCAATCAGGCCAACGAGGAGGCCCTATGA
- the galE gene encoding UDP-glucose 4-epimerase GalE translates to MKVLVTGGCGYIGSHTCLALQAAGMEPVVVDNLCNSKAGVLARIAAISGCEPRFYQGDIRDPALLDRIFSEQRIDAVIHFAALKAVGESTRLPLAYYENNLSGTLVLLQAMQRAGVHNLVFSSSATVYGDPANTPIREDFPRSATNPYGRSKLIIEEILEDLQRAEPHWSMTLLRYFNPVGAHESGTMGEDPQGIPNNLMPFLTQVAIGRRDCLSIFGNDYPTVDGTGVRDYIHVMDLAEGHVKALQHCASKGGVHVYNLGTGQGQSVLQMVAAFEAASGRPLPYRIEPRRPGDIAECWADPAKAERELGWRAQRDLAAMCADSWRWQSANPRGYEA, encoded by the coding sequence ATGAAAGTACTGGTCACCGGCGGCTGCGGCTACATCGGCAGCCACACCTGCCTGGCACTGCAAGCGGCTGGCATGGAGCCCGTGGTGGTGGACAACCTCTGCAACAGCAAGGCGGGTGTACTGGCTCGCATCGCCGCCATCAGCGGGTGCGAGCCCCGCTTCTATCAGGGGGACATCCGTGACCCGGCCCTGCTGGATCGCATCTTCAGCGAGCAACGGATCGACGCCGTGATCCACTTCGCCGCCCTCAAGGCGGTCGGCGAGTCCACCCGCCTCCCCCTCGCATACTACGAGAACAACCTGAGCGGCACCCTGGTATTGCTGCAGGCGATGCAGCGGGCCGGCGTCCATAACCTGGTGTTCAGCTCGTCGGCCACCGTCTACGGCGACCCGGCCAACACCCCCATCCGGGAAGATTTCCCGCGCAGCGCCACCAACCCCTACGGCCGATCCAAGCTGATCATCGAAGAGATCCTCGAGGATCTGCAGCGGGCCGAGCCGCACTGGAGCATGACCCTGCTGCGCTACTTCAACCCGGTCGGCGCCCACGAGTCGGGCACCATGGGGGAAGATCCCCAGGGGATCCCCAACAACCTCATGCCGTTTTTGACCCAGGTCGCCATCGGCCGGCGCGACTGCCTTTCCATCTTTGGTAACGATTACCCCACCGTCGACGGCACCGGTGTGCGCGACTACATCCACGTGATGGATCTCGCCGAGGGGCACGTCAAGGCGTTGCAGCACTGCGCCAGCAAGGGGGGCGTGCACGTCTACAACCTGGGCACGGGCCAGGGCCAGAGCGTGCTGCAGATGGTCGCGGCGTTCGAGGCAGCCAGCGGCCGCCCCTTGCCCTATCGCATCGAACCAAGACGTCCCGGCGACATCGCCGAATGCTGGGCCGATCCCGCCAAGGCCGAGCGCGAGCTGGGCTGGCGAGCCCAGAGGGATCTGGCCGCCATGTGTGCCGACAGCTGGCGCTGGCAATCCGCCAACCCACGGGGGTATGAGGCGTGA
- the bacA gene encoding undecaprenyl-diphosphate phosphatase — MTESYALFVAFVLGIVEGLTEFLPVSSTGHMIIVGHLLGFDGPKAATFEVVIQMGSILAVVAVFWRRLFGLIGIHFGQKPAQGHATLSLVHIILGMLPAVIIGLAIHSWIKAHLFGPQTVMYALVAGGILLIIAEKFRPAVRSETLDDISYKQALGIGLFQCLALWPGFSRSGATISGGMLMGISRQAAAEFSFILAVPMMVAASGLDLYKSRDLLSMADFPMFAVGFITAFVVAMIAIKTFLALIRRLDFIPFAIYRFVVAFAVYLVFVA; from the coding sequence ATGACAGAGTCTTACGCCCTGTTTGTCGCCTTCGTGCTGGGCATAGTGGAGGGCCTGACCGAGTTCCTCCCCGTCTCCTCCACCGGCCACATGATCATCGTCGGCCACCTGCTTGGCTTCGACGGCCCCAAGGCTGCCACCTTCGAAGTGGTGATCCAGATGGGCTCCATTCTGGCGGTGGTCGCCGTGTTCTGGCGCCGCCTGTTTGGCCTGATCGGCATCCACTTCGGCCAGAAACCGGCGCAGGGACACGCCACCCTCTCGCTGGTGCACATCATCCTCGGCATGCTGCCCGCCGTGATCATCGGCCTCGCCATCCACAGCTGGATCAAGGCCCATCTGTTCGGCCCGCAAACCGTGATGTACGCCCTGGTGGCCGGCGGTATCCTGCTGATCATCGCCGAGAAGTTCCGCCCGGCAGTGCGCTCCGAAACCCTGGACGACATCAGCTACAAGCAGGCGCTCGGCATCGGTCTGTTCCAGTGCCTGGCGCTCTGGCCCGGTTTCTCCCGCTCCGGTGCCACCATCAGCGGCGGCATGCTGATGGGGATCAGCCGCCAGGCGGCGGCCGAGTTCTCCTTCATCCTGGCGGTGCCCATGATGGTGGCGGCCAGCGGACTGGATCTCTACAAGAGCCGGGATCTGCTCTCCATGGCCGACTTCCCCATGTTCGCGGTGGGCTTCATCACCGCCTTCGTGGTGGCCATGATCGCCATCAAGACCTTCCTGGCGCTGATCCGTCGCCTCGACTTCATCCCGTTCGCCATCTACCGCTTCGTGGTGGCCTTCGCCGTCTATCTGGTGTTCGTCGCCTGA
- a CDS encoding aldo/keto reductase, whose amino-acid sequence MDDHYLAAPDRYQRQPYRPAGRHGLRLPGIGFGLWHNFGAECDPATAKAMVHQAFDLGITHFDLANNYGPPPGSAEITFGKLLKGSLAPYRDELIIASKAGYIMWDGPYGDGGSAKYLFASLHQSLRRLGLDYVDIFYHHRPDPRTPLEETCQALALMVRQGKALYVGLSNYPAPLAAQAAARLAELGTPCLVNQLKYSLFQRDIEAETLPACREHGMGVIAFSPLAGGLLSDRYLAGIPADSRAASASPFLKPEQITAGKLATIRALHALAQQRGQPLSQLALQWVLRDSVVSCALIGASSPQQIVSAVEAQAQPPLDAALLQQIEGILTSQGTA is encoded by the coding sequence ATGGATGATCACTACCTCGCCGCCCCCGACCGCTACCAGCGCCAGCCCTATCGACCCGCCGGTCGCCACGGCCTGCGCCTGCCCGGCATCGGTTTCGGCCTCTGGCACAACTTCGGCGCCGAGTGCGATCCTGCCACCGCGAAAGCCATGGTGCACCAGGCGTTCGACCTGGGCATCACCCACTTCGATCTGGCCAACAACTACGGGCCGCCGCCGGGGTCGGCCGAGATCACCTTCGGCAAGCTGCTCAAGGGGAGCCTGGCTCCCTATCGGGACGAGCTCATCATCGCCAGCAAGGCGGGGTACATCATGTGGGATGGCCCCTACGGCGATGGCGGCAGCGCCAAATACCTGTTTGCCAGCCTGCACCAGAGCTTGCGCCGGCTCGGCCTCGACTACGTGGACATCTTCTACCACCACAGGCCGGATCCGCGCACCCCGCTGGAGGAGACCTGCCAGGCGCTGGCCCTGATGGTACGTCAGGGCAAGGCGCTCTACGTCGGCCTCTCCAACTACCCGGCCCCGCTCGCCGCGCAGGCCGCCGCCCGGCTGGCGGAGCTGGGCACCCCCTGTCTGGTCAATCAGCTCAAATACTCCCTGTTCCAGCGCGATATTGAAGCCGAAACCCTGCCGGCCTGCCGCGAACACGGCATGGGGGTGATCGCCTTCTCCCCGCTGGCCGGCGGGCTGCTGAGCGATCGCTACCTGGCAGGCATTCCAGCGGATTCGCGCGCCGCCAGTGCCAGCCCCTTCCTCAAGCCCGAACAGATCACCGCCGGCAAGCTGGCCACCATCCGTGCCCTGCACGCGCTGGCGCAGCAGCGGGGTCAACCGCTGTCGCAACTGGCACTGCAGTGGGTGCTGCGCGACTCTGTGGTGAGCTGCGCCCTGATCGGTGCCAGCAGCCCGCAGCAGATTGTCAGCGCGGTGGAAGCCCAGGCCCAACCCCCGCTGGATGCGGCGCTGCTGCAGCAAATCGAGGGGATCCTGACCAGCCAGGGCACCGCCTGA
- a CDS encoding ChrR family anti-sigma-E factor: MIKAHPVQAMLRAFAADELPLPLAVGVSAHCELCPDCAARLRACEEELARQYLAPAEECEPLPAAFDAMLAGILQQPVASAAALSQSAAAQPELQVAGQSYRLPRVLARHHAPSWRHIGAIRQVSLPLDEQGARASLLHIEAGGRIPEHTHKGYELTLLLAGTIEDGDTRYQAGDFIWRDASHAHSPHTPDGCLCYTVQDAPVQFTKGLSRLLNGISHRLY, translated from the coding sequence ATGATTAAAGCCCATCCCGTTCAGGCCATGTTGCGCGCCTTTGCCGCCGACGAACTGCCCCTGCCGCTGGCCGTCGGCGTTTCCGCTCACTGCGAGCTTTGCCCCGATTGCGCGGCCCGGCTGCGGGCCTGCGAAGAGGAGCTGGCCCGGCAATATCTAGCGCCGGCCGAAGAGTGCGAGCCCTTGCCGGCGGCGTTCGATGCCATGCTGGCTGGCATCCTGCAGCAGCCGGTGGCCAGTGCGGCTGCGTTGAGTCAGTCGGCGGCGGCACAGCCCGAACTGCAGGTGGCGGGCCAGTCGTACCGGTTGCCCAGGGTGCTGGCCCGTCACCACGCCCCCAGCTGGCGCCACATCGGCGCCATCCGGCAGGTGAGCCTGCCGCTCGACGAGCAGGGGGCCCGCGCCAGCCTGCTGCACATAGAGGCGGGCGGCCGCATCCCGGAGCACACCCACAAGGGCTATGAGCTGACCCTGCTGCTGGCAGGCACCATCGAAGATGGCGACACCCGCTATCAGGCGGGGGACTTCATCTGGCGTGATGCCAGCCACGCCCACAGTCCGCACACCCCGGACGGCTGCCTCTGCTACACGGTGCAGGATGCGCCGGTGCAGTTCACCAAGGGGCTGTCGCGGCTGCTCAACGGCATCAGCCATCGCCTCTACTGA
- a CDS encoding substrate-binding domain-containing protein — translation MSTIKDVARLANVSVATVSRVMNNSPKASAASREVVQKAMAELGYTPNANARALVSQTCDTMGVLVGDVADPFFGALVKGVAAVAVEQGLHLLMGNGFHKARQERESIELLIGKRCEALVVHSKALSDEELIDYALRVPGMVLINRDIPALKGRCIALNNRQGAATATRHLLELGHRHIAFLSSDHAIEDAILRLQGYQDALAEAGLRADPELVESGMPNEEGGERAMLNLLAKGLPITAVVAYNDAMAAGAISVLADNGLKVPEEVSVVGFDDIIYARYLRPKLSTMRYPVELMAAQAAKLALQLAAGESEAVQSRIYTPTLINRHSVAPVRS, via the coding sequence ATGAGTACCATCAAGGATGTCGCCCGTTTGGCCAACGTATCGGTGGCAACGGTTTCACGGGTGATGAACAACTCACCCAAGGCCAGTGCCGCTTCCCGCGAGGTGGTACAGAAGGCCATGGCCGAACTGGGCTACACCCCCAATGCCAACGCGCGGGCACTGGTCAGCCAGACCTGTGACACCATGGGGGTGCTGGTGGGCGACGTGGCGGATCCCTTCTTCGGCGCCCTGGTCAAGGGGGTGGCCGCGGTGGCGGTGGAACAGGGTCTGCACCTGTTGATGGGTAATGGTTTTCACAAGGCACGGCAGGAGCGCGAATCCATCGAACTACTGATCGGCAAGCGCTGTGAGGCGCTGGTGGTGCACAGCAAGGCGCTGAGCGACGAAGAGCTGATCGACTACGCGCTGCGGGTGCCCGGCATGGTGCTGATAAACCGCGACATCCCGGCGCTCAAGGGGCGCTGCATCGCCCTCAACAACCGCCAGGGGGCCGCCACGGCGACCCGGCATCTGCTGGAGCTGGGCCACCGCCACATCGCCTTCCTCAGTTCGGATCACGCCATCGAAGATGCCATCCTGCGGTTGCAGGGCTATCAGGATGCGCTGGCCGAAGCGGGGCTGCGTGCCGACCCCGAGCTGGTGGAGAGCGGCATGCCCAACGAGGAGGGCGGCGAGCGCGCCATGCTCAACCTGCTGGCCAAGGGGCTGCCCATCACGGCCGTGGTGGCCTACAACGATGCCATGGCGGCGGGTGCCATCTCGGTGCTGGCGGACAACGGCCTCAAGGTGCCGGAGGAGGTGTCGGTAGTGGGCTTCGATGACATCATCTATGCCAGATACCTGCGCCCCAAGCTCTCCACCATGCGCTATCCGGTTGAACTGATGGCAGCCCAGGCGGCCAAGCTGGCACTGCAGCTGGCGGCGGGCGAAAGCGAGGCGGTGCAGAGCCGCATTTACACCCCGACCCTGATCAACCGCCACTCGGTGGCTCCCGTTCGAAGCTGA
- the galM gene encoding galactose-1-epimerase: MSDAMIPFELENEEGLRLRGLDFGATLTSLTLPVAGGRREVLLGCADEAYPAQQVWLGAVAGRFANRIGGAELLRDGQRWPLDANQPPHCLHGGRAGFHRQHWQIKEREADRVRLTLLSRAGDQGFPGNLRVTLEYRLEQCDLVVDFVASTDAATPVSLTSHTYFNLDDNPNGGDVRDHLIRLNADRFLPTDQSGLPLALAPVEGPFDLRHERLIGQDWLSHPQQQQAKGYDHAFVLNGPSAEWAARVVSGDRQLAMEVYTNQPSLQFYTGNWLANTPARGGRLHQDHAGFCLEAQQLPDSPNRPELGDPWLSPGQTYRHQTRYRFIAAS; the protein is encoded by the coding sequence ATGAGCGATGCCATGATCCCGTTCGAGCTGGAAAACGAGGAGGGGCTGCGCCTGCGTGGCCTCGATTTCGGTGCCACCCTCACCTCCCTAACCCTGCCGGTGGCGGGCGGGCGCCGCGAAGTGCTGCTGGGCTGCGCCGATGAGGCCTACCCCGCGCAGCAGGTGTGGCTGGGGGCGGTGGCGGGGCGCTTTGCCAACCGTATCGGCGGCGCCGAACTGCTGCGCGACGGCCAGCGCTGGCCGCTGGATGCCAACCAGCCGCCCCACTGCCTGCACGGCGGGCGGGCGGGGTTTCATCGCCAGCACTGGCAGATCAAGGAGCGGGAGGCGGACCGGGTCAGACTGACCCTGCTCTCCCGGGCGGGGGATCAGGGCTTTCCCGGCAACCTGCGGGTCACGCTGGAGTACCGGCTGGAGCAGTGCGATCTGGTGGTGGATTTCGTCGCCAGCACGGATGCCGCGACCCCGGTCAGCCTCACCAGCCACACCTACTTCAATCTCGATGACAACCCGAACGGCGGCGATGTGCGCGATCACCTCATCCGCCTCAATGCCGACCGTTTCCTGCCGACCGACCAAAGCGGCCTGCCGCTCGCGCTCGCACCGGTGGAGGGGCCATTCGATCTGCGCCACGAACGCCTTATCGGACAAGATTGGCTGAGCCACCCCCAGCAGCAACAGGCCAAGGGGTATGACCACGCCTTCGTGCTCAACGGGCCGAGCGCCGAGTGGGCGGCACGGGTGGTCTCGGGGGATCGCCAGCTGGCGATGGAGGTCTACACCAACCAGCCCTCGCTGCAGTTCTACACCGGCAACTGGCTGGCCAATACGCCGGCGCGAGGCGGCCGACTCCATCAGGATCACGCCGGCTTCTGTCTGGAAGCCCAGCAGTTGCCGGACAGCCCCAACCGGCCCGAGCTGGGGGATCCCTGGCTGTCGCCGGGGCAGACCTATCGCCACCAGACCCGTTATCGCTTTATCGCCGCCAGCTGA